The Candidatus Binatia bacterium genomic interval GTACGACGCTGAGATGCAGCGGCGCATCGTCGGCTTCGGCCTCGACCTATTGGAGAGCGCCCGCGCCCCCCGCACGACGGTGCAGACCCCGTTCGTGTGGAGCGAGGACCAGTCCTGGCGCGACAACTACATGCGCATCGAACCCGCCTAAACGGCGTCCCCAACGTCACGGCCTGGGCGCTGTCAGCTAGCGCTGCTGTGTGCGTCAAAGAGGCAGGATGAGCGATTCACGCAATACCATCCGTGTGTAGAATTCACCGTCCTCGCGACGTCGCGGTATCTGATGCAACTCGTGCGTCCACTTGTCCGCCGCGATCGCCTCGGCGCCGCGTTTCGTCATGCCGCACCAACCTCGGGCACGGACAAGTTGCGACAGATCTTTCTTGCGAGGCCGTTCGGGATTTCTTGGTGGCGTGGCACCGACTCCACGGCTCCCGTCGCCGGGTTGGTCCACAGCGAGTGACTGGCACCCTCGCGCTTGAGGTAGCAGCCATGGAGCCGCAAGTGCCGGAGCAGGCTGCTCCGTTTCACTCCACGACCACCGTTTCGCGCTCGGCGTCGGGCGGCA includes:
- a CDS encoding type II toxin-antitoxin system HicA family toxin; this translates as MKRSSLLRHLRLHGCYLKREGASHSLWTNPATGAVESVPRHQEIPNGLARKICRNLSVPEVGAA